GTCCACGGGCCAGATCAGGGTTAGATGGATACTCAGGCTTACGGGGTTTTACATTCTGATACTTATGGCTGGATTGATGTACAACATAATTTCGATACCAAGGTACTTCATGAAAATTTTCAACCCTTCATGAACCTGTGTTACGCTGGCGACCTCACAAAAACATATATATAATCTGACGTACAGGTAGAATCAGCAATGGCTCAGGTCAAGTTGAAGGGAAATATAGGATCTTTTTACAAGATAAGGACTGTACTTATTGTGGCTTTCATCATAACGTTTTTCCTGATGAATCCGTACATAGAGTTCTTCAAGTATTCGAATGCATATGTTGGAAGCTTTGTTACCTTCTTCGCGAACAACAGCCTTCTAGCTGTCTACGGGAGCCTCATAGGACTTCTCCTGGCTTCTTACTCTGTGCTCATAACCATAATACCTAACTTTCACTCTGACAGCCTAAAACAGCCCATCTTTGGTCAGGTAAACAGATTATACGTCTTTACCATTATGGACGGCATCCTCCTGATGTTCGTTGATTTTACAGACTCAATAATAGCATATGACGACTTCAGGTTCTTTATAGATATCGAGGTGTTCTTTTTCCTTTCTCTGCTCCTGGGGTTGATATTCTGCGTCCTCAGCCTTTCCGATCTATTCACTCTTGTGCGGAGAAGGGGAGAGAGGTAGATAGCAAAATCGATAAACTTTACTGAATTATGGTATAAATGTCATTCGAGGATCTTCGGGATTTCATCCAGTATTCAATAAAGAACAACTCCCTCATCAGGGTCGAGGACGAAGTAAACCCTGATCTTGAGCTCACCCATATGCTCAGCGAAGAAGAGCGCGTTGGCATGGGGCGTACCATGCTTTTTACCAATGTAAAAGGATCAGAGGTACCTGCCGTTGGAAATATCTTTTCCACACAGGAGAAGATCAATGCCATTCTGGGTTCTACCCCCTTGGAGATAGGGACAGGTCTTACGGATCTGGTCCGGATACCTGACGACACAGAGTCAATGTTATCAAGGGGAATGGAGATGTACCGTCAACTTGGCGGTGCGAAGCCAAAGGTGCACCAGTCATTTGGGTCCGAACACACTGTTCTGGACAAAGTTGATCTTACAAGATACCCCATATGCAGAACCTGGCCACAGGATGCTTCGCCATTCATAACACTCCCTGTTGTGATTACCAAGAACCGGGAAACCGGACAGCGAAACGTTGGCATGTACAGGATGCAGGTCTACGATTCGGAGACAACGGGGATGCACTGGCACATCCACAAGGGAGGAGCGGGGCATTTTTCGGAGTCAAGACGCGCGAAAGAACCCATGGACGTGGCAGTTGTCCTTGGCACAGATCCGCTGACCATATTCTCGGCTGTCGCACCACTGCCTGACGGGATCGACGAGTTTTCATTTCAGGGAATCATATCTAAGAAGCGCCTGGACCTTGTCAAGGGAATGACGGTTGATCTTGAATACCCGAGGAACGCCGAGATCGTGCTGGAAGGTTATGTAGACCCATCAGAGACAAGAGTTGAAGGCCCTTTTGGAGACCATACCGGATATTATTCTCTTGAAGAGGAATTCCCGGTATTTCACATCCGAAAAATCATTGAGAGAAAGAACGCCGTATATCCTACGACCATAGTGGGCAAGCTGTGGCATGAGGATGTCATAATAGGGAAGGCTGTTGAACGTATGTTCCTCCCGGTCATTAAGATGCTTGTGCCGGATATTGTTGACCTTAACACCATGGAGGAAGCCGTATTCCACAATATGGTCATCGTTTCCATCNNNNNNNNNNNNNNNNNNNNNNNNNNNNNNNNNNNNNNNNNNNNNNNNNNNNNNNNNNNNNNNNNNNNNNNNNNNNNNNNNNNNNNNNNNNNNNNNNNGAGGATGTCATAATAGGGAAGGCTGTTGAACGTATGTTCCTCCCGGTCATTAAGATGCTTGTGCCGGATATTGTTGACCTTAACACCATGGAGGAAGCCGTATTCCACAATATGGTCATCGTTTCCATCAGGAAGAGATATCCGGGTCAGGCAAAGAAAGTGATGTTTGCTCTGTGGGGAACTGGCCAGCTTATGTTTTCCAAGATCATAGTGGTTGTGGACAACGATATTGACGTGCATGACAGGAAGCAGGTTATCTGGGCCATGACAACCAGGATAGACCCGGATAGAGACGTCATCATAATACCGGGTACTGTGACCGACAGCCTGGATCACCCGTCTCCTCTTTTTAATTACGGGTCAAAGATGGGAATAGATGCCACCAGAAAGGACATGTCTGAGGGGTATAACAGAGTGTGGCCGGATACCCTTGAGATGAACAACGAAATAGATTCCATAGTTAAGGAAAAAATGAAGAAATATGCCATCGGGTAAAGTCAGGGAAATCATAGATTACATAAAGCTGGAGCATACAATTTTTGACCTCCCGCTGGTTATAAGTGGCGCTCTGCTTGCAGCCGGTCCTGTGGTACTGCCAATCAAGTATGTTCTTATCCTCATCGCGGCGACTTCAGCCAGGGCAACAGCAATGTCTATCAACAGGATACTTGGCAGGAAATATGACGTGATCAACCCAAGGAAGAGGAATTGGTCGCTAGTACGCGGGACACTTTCCGTAAGAAGGGGGGTAACAATAACCCTAATTTCCGCAACGATTTTTGAAATTTCCGCATTCTTCCTCAACACGTTCGTGTTCGTACTCTCTCCCATAGTGCTATTTCTCTTCGTAACGGACCCGCCCCTCAAGAGAATAACGCCGTGGAGGCATATCTATATGGGATCAGTCATAGGAGTTGGCGTTCTGGCGGGTTATCTTTCGGTAATCCCAAGTTTTCCACATACACCCGAACTCTATGTCCTTTTCGCAGCCACATCGCTATGGATTGCCGGCTTCGATATGATATACGTTATACCTGATGTGCCGTTTGATAAGGAGAACAATCTGAAAACCGTCATGACCGAATACGGAATAAAACGCGGACTCAACATCTCAGCTTCAGTGCATGGCGTAACCATTGCTCTTTTCCTCTCAATGGGCTTCTTCCTTCATTCGCTGGTTTTTGAGATTTTCATGATACCCATAGCGGCGCTCATCGTAATTCAGCACCTGATAATCGATCCAAGTGATCCAGGTACAGTTAGGAAGTCTTTTCTCGGCGCGAATTCTTTCATTGGATTTATTTTCATGATTGCCATGGTATTATACGCGTTCGGCCTGTGACGTCGGATCCCTTGTGGGCATTTTCCTGATGGTTCTCCCAAAAAACAGGAAGATAATGATGGAGGTTACCCCGAACAGGTCTATGCTCCCCCATACTCTCGGTCCATCGAACGCGTATATTGAGAGGAAAACTGTACCAACCGATGGACCAAGTGCCCTGGCGGACGAGTTCATCATACTGTTGAACCCCATGTATCTCCCTACCTTTTCTGGTGGGGCTATTTTAGAAATAATAGTATTCAGCGTGGGATAGACAAGATCTTCGCCGATGGTTATTATGACCATATCGAGCATCAACTGAAGAAGTGTTCCAGAATAGCCTACAAGAAGATAGCCAACCGTGTAAAAAAATGACCCCACAATCATTGTTCCTATATCTGGGAACTTCCTGAACAGTACACTCAGGAAGTACTGTCCAAGAACAACAACGAATCCATTTACAGCGAAGACATAACCAATATCCGAAACCGGTATGCCCACATGGTCTGCGGCGTAGGTTGGAAGGGTCACTGAGAACTGCGTTGCGACGACCATTATGAAGAAAGTTCCAAGGCTGAACAGGATCAGGTATCTGTCCAGTGTTATCAGGCTGACTCTGTGTTTTAAGGGGTTGTCATAGGTCTTTCGGTCAAATATGAAAAGTACTATGATTATGAACTGAATCAACGATACCGCAGCCACAATTGCAAATATCTTTGCCACACCCAGATTGTATACGTACGCCCCCATAATTGGCCCAACGGCCCACCCTATGTTTGTAAGGATTCTGTATATCCCGTAAGCTATGGGGCGTTCTGCCACGCTCGTGACATCCGCCACCAGCGCAGTTGAAGAAGGGAATATGAATGATCCTGAAACCGATGAAAGCACGAAAGCAATTTCAATTGCAAGCAAAGAGAAATGGAATGCTATGAACGCAGATATAAGGGAATAGATCACGACACCCGTTATGCCCCCTATCATCAGTGCTCTCCGTCTTCCAAATTTATCCGCGATCCAGCCGCCTAATATACTGAAAATGACCGAAGATATTGCAGAAAAAGTGAATATCAACCCAACAACTATGATGGGTACACCAAGATCCTCGTTGAAAAATATAGCCATGAACGGCCAGGTCGCTCCGAAGCCGATGGAACGGATAGAACCAGATATACTCACCGCCCAGAGTGTCCTATTATCTATCATCAGCTTTGACTTAACTGAGAGAAGGTTCGTCCCCTGTTATCCCTGGGGAATATTTAAAACTCCGCTGTTAACCGGAGTTTTTAGTATAGAACTTAGGAAAAGTATGACCCAGGGTGGTCATTAAATTAGGAAAGGATCAGGATAGAATCCTGTCCATAACGTATTGCAGTATCCCACCCATGGTGAAGTACTCCACTTCAATGGGTGTGTCCAGCCTCAGGGTCAGGTCCATATGTTCCTTCTTTCCGGTCATTGTGGTATATGACAATCTCGCAGTTCCTCCAGGCAAGAATTTATCCGGGAAGTCTATGTTAAAACCCTTGGTTGGATCTGCATTCAGGCTTGGATAGTCCTTACCCTCCGGGAACTGGAGTGGTATAACACCCATCCCAATGAGGTTGCTGCGATGTATACGTTCATAACTCCTTGCAACCACTGCCTTGACGCCAAGAAGGTATGGTCCTTTAGCTGCCCAGTCCCTGGAGCTCCCGGTGCCATATTCCTTCCCCGCAAATACTATGAGTTTTTCGCCCTCTTTGGAATAATCCATTGCCACGTCATACACAGTGCCTTCAGCGTCAGTGGGAAGGCGAATCGTATACCCCCCTTCCCTTGAGACCATCAGGTTTCTTATCCTGTTGTTTCCAAAGGTCCCACGCATCATCACCTCATGGTTCCCCCTTCTGGACCCAAACGAATTAAAATCCGCAGGGGCAATGCCATGATCCATCAGGTACTTGCCTGCCGGGCTGTCCTTAGAAATGGATCCTGCAGGGGATATATGATCCGTTGTGACAGAATCTCCAAGAATAAGCAATGGGTATGCGTTGTTCAGGTCTCCGAATTCCGCTTTTTTTCCAGGTTCGAAGAGATCAAAAAACGGAGGATTTCTGATGTAGGTGCTTTTCGGATCCCACGGATACACTACCGATCCGGAAACATCGATATTGGCCCATTCTTCGCTGTAACTGTTGAGATCGGCATATCTTTCCCTGAACATTTCAGGATCAATTGTACGTGCTATGACTCCAGTAATTTCGGATTCGTCAGGCCATATATCTTTAAGGAATACCGGTCTTCCATCCTTCCCGTTTCCCAAGGGTTCTTTCTCAGGATCAATGGTAATCTTCCCTGCGATTGCCATCGCGACAACCAGTGGTGGAGACATTAAGTAGTTCGCCCTGACACTCTTATGAATCCTTGCCTCAAAGTTCCTGTTTCCGGAGAGCACGGCAGCAGTGCTGAGACCGGCTTTGACTATGCCTTCTTCTATGGCAGGATCCAGCTGTCCACTGTTCCCGATACAGGTTGTGCATCCAAATCCCACAAGGTTGAATCCCAACCGGTCCAGGTATCCCTGCAGTCCGGATTTCTTCAGATATTCACTTACAACTCTTGAACCCGGTGCGAGGCTTGTCTTAACCTTCGCGTTGACAGAAAGGCCCTTTTCTACGGCATTCTTAGCGAGAAGCCCTGCTCCGACCATTACTCTTGGATTGCTAGTGTTTGTACAGCTCGTTATTGCTGCGATGACGATGTCTCCATCGGAAAGTTGCGTATTAGATCCTTTCAGGTTTATCTTTGTGCTCTTCAAATAAACTTCATGCTTTGTCCCCTTCCCGGAAGCTGTATCAGCTGGCTGTTCCATGAATTTCATGAAGCTCCTGCCGATATCCCTCAGATTGGATCTCTGCTGCGGAAGTTTTGGTCCAGAGACGCTCGTCTCTATCTTCGATAGATCCAGGTCTACGATCTCGCTGAACTGCAGGCCCTTCTGCGATCCGTATAGTCCCTGCTTCTGAAGGTAATTCTTGACCAAGTTCACATGCTCCCTTGACCTGCCGGTCATGACCAGATAGTTGATCGTCTCGTCGTCCACCGGGAATAGCGCTAGGGTTGCTCCGTATTCTGGGCACATGTTTGAAAGCGTTGCCCTGTCTGGAAGAGGAAGCTGGCCTATTCCGTCCCCGTAAAACTCGACAAACTTCCCAACAACATTGTGCTTCCTGAGAAGTTCTGTCAGCGTAAGCACAGCATCTGTGGCATTAGTTCCAGAGCGAAGTTTCCCGTGAACATTGACTCCGACAACCTTCGGTGTGGAGATTGTTACAGGCTGGTCAA
The genomic region above belongs to Thermoplasmataceae archaeon and contains:
- a CDS encoding UbiD family decarboxylase, whose product is EDVIIGKAVERMFLPVIKMLVPDIVDLNTMEEAVFHNMVIVSIRKRYPGQAKKVMFALWGTGQLMFSKIIVVVDNDIDVHDRKQVIWAMTTRIDPDRDVIIIPGTVTDSLDHPSPLFNYGSKMGIDATRKDMSEGYNRVWPDTLEMNNEIDSIVKEKMKKYAIG
- a CDS encoding UbiD family decarboxylase translates to MSFEDLRDFIQYSIKNNSLIRVEDEVNPDLELTHMLSEEERVGMGRTMLFTNVKGSEVPAVGNIFSTQEKINAILGSTPLEIGTGLTDLVRIPDDTESMLSRGMEMYRQLGGAKPKVHQSFGSEHTVLDKVDLTRYPICRTWPQDASPFITLPVVITKNRETGQRNVGMYRMQVYDSETTGMHWHIHKGGAGHFSESRRAKEPMDVAVVLGTDPLTIFSAVAPLPDGIDEFSFQGIISKKRLDLVKGMTVDLEYPRNAEIVLEGYVDPSETRVEGPFGDHTGYYSLEEEFPVFHIRKIIERKNAVYPTTIVGKLWHEDVIIGKAVERMFLPVIKMLVPDIVDLNTMEEAVFHNMVIVSI
- the acnA gene encoding aconitate hydratase AcnA, translated to MMQSKFRIEKTLETDGKTYHYFSLPDLENAGSRISRLPLSIRIVLESLIRNLDGKAVREEDVENLLNWNPKDPSDVEVPFKVARVLMQDFTGVPAIVDLASMRAKAEQLGKDPKIIQPQIPVDLVIDHSVQVDFYGNENSVALNLSKEFGRNSERYRFLKWAQKSFRNLRIVPPSVGIVHQVNLEYLASVVMATEVDGKKYAYPDTLVGTDSHTTMINGLGVVGWGVGGIEAEAAMLDQPVTISTPKVVGVNVHGKLRSGTNATDAVLTLTELLRKHNVVGKFVEFYGDGIGQLPLPDRATLSNMCPEYGATLALFPVDDETINYLVMTGRSREHVNLVKNYLQKQGLYGSQKGLQFSEIVDLDLSKIETSVSGPKLPQQRSNLRDIGRSFMKFMEQPADTASGKGTKHEVYLKSTKINLKGSNTQLSDGDIVIAAITSCTNTSNPRVMVGAGLLAKNAVEKGLSVNAKVKTSLAPGSRVVSEYLKKSGLQGYLDRLGFNLVGFGCTTCIGNSGQLDPAIEEGIVKAGLSTAAVLSGNRNFEARIHKSVRANYLMSPPLVVAMAIAGKITIDPEKEPLGNGKDGRPVFLKDIWPDESEITGVIARTIDPEMFRERYADLNSYSEEWANIDVSGSVVYPWDPKSTYIRNPPFFDLFEPGKKAEFGDLNNAYPLLILGDSVTTDHISPAGSISKDSPAGKYLMDHGIAPADFNSFGSRRGNHEVMMRGTFGNNRIRNLMVSREGGYTIRLPTDAEGTVYDVAMDYSKEGEKLIVFAGKEYGTGSSRDWAAKGPYLLGVKAVVARSYERIHRSNLIGMGVIPLQFPEGKDYPSLNADPTKGFNIDFPDKFLPGGTARLSYTTMTGKKEHMDLTLRLDTPIEVEYFTMGGILQYVMDRILS
- a CDS encoding UbiA-like polyprenyltransferase yields the protein MPSGKVREIIDYIKLEHTIFDLPLVISGALLAAGPVVLPIKYVLILIAATSARATAMSINRILGRKYDVINPRKRNWSLVRGTLSVRRGVTITLISATIFEISAFFLNTFVFVLSPIVLFLFVTDPPLKRITPWRHIYMGSVIGVGVLAGYLSVIPSFPHTPELYVLFAATSLWIAGFDMIYVIPDVPFDKENNLKTVMTEYGIKRGLNISASVHGVTIALFLSMGFFLHSLVFEIFMIPIAALIVIQHLIIDPSDPGTVRKSFLGANSFIGFIFMIAMVLYAFGL
- a CDS encoding MFS transporter, with protein sequence MIDNRTLWAVSISGSIRSIGFGATWPFMAIFFNEDLGVPIIVVGLIFTFSAISSVIFSILGGWIADKFGRRRALMIGGITGVVIYSLISAFIAFHFSLLAIEIAFVLSSVSGSFIFPSSTALVADVTSVAERPIAYGIYRILTNIGWAVGPIMGAYVYNLGVAKIFAIVAAVSLIQFIIIVLFIFDRKTYDNPLKHRVSLITLDRYLILFSLGTFFIMVVATQFSVTLPTYAADHVGIPVSDIGYVFAVNGFVVVLGQYFLSVLFRKFPDIGTMIVGSFFYTVGYLLVGYSGTLLQLMLDMVIITIGEDLVYPTLNTIISKIAPPEKVGRYMGFNSMMNSSARALGPSVGTVFLSIYAFDGPRVWGSIDLFGVTSIIIFLFFGRTIRKMPTRDPTSQAERV